The Fibrobacter sp. genomic interval TTTCCAAAGTCCTTCTTTGGGGGATTAGGGGGCTTATTAGATTTCTCCTCGCGAGCTCGTCGAAATGACAACCAGACTGCTACTTAAAAACGAAAACAAAAAAGGGGAAACAAAAATGTCTCCCCTGTAAGAGTACCAGTAAACAGTTCAGATCACTTGTTCTTCTCGATCATCCTCACCATCACCACCCCGTCAATACCGCGGAGCTTATCCAGGATCTCCCCCTCTACCAGCCTGTCAATATCGATGATATTATAGGCGTAGTCACCCTTGTGCTTGTTTATCATATCCGCGATATTGATCTTGTCGGCTGCCAGAATCGATGTTATCTGGCCTACCATGTTGGGGACATTCCTGTTTGCTATCACCAGCCTGAAAGGAGCGATCGAGTCCAGTTCACAATCAGGGAAATTGACCCCGTTTTTGATATTCCCCATCTCCAGAAAATCCCTCAACTGATTGACAGCCATCATCGCGCAGTTGTCCTCAGCCTCCGGTGTCGACGCACCCAGGTGGGGAAACGCGATTACATTGTCAATCTTGAGCAGGTCCTCATCCGGGAAATCGGTCACATAGGCCGCCACAGTGCCGTCTGCAAGCGCACTCTTAAGATCCTCATTATTCACCAGACCACCTCTGGCAAAGTTAAGCAGGCGCGCACCCTTTTTCATGATCGCGAAACGCTCCCGACCAAGCATCCCCCTGGTCTTGTCGTTGAGCGGAACATGTAAAGTTATGTAATCCGATTCCGCAAGAAGACTCTCGAGGGTCTTTGCACGCTTTACATTGCGGGAGAGCCCCCATGCCGCCTCGACAGAAATAAAGGGATCATAACCAACCACCTTCATCCCAAGCTCCATCGCATCATTGGCCACCATCACCCCGATCGCACCCAGCCCGACTACACCGAGGCGCTTGCCCTTGATCTCAGGACCGGCAAAATCAGACTTCCCCTTCTCGATAAGCTTTGGAACCTGATCCCCCTGCCCCACAAGACCCTTTGCCCATTGTATCCCGTGAACTATTCTTCTGGAAGAGAGCAAAAGACCGGCAATCACAAGCTCCTTTACTCCATTGGCATTAGCCCCCGGGGTGTTGAAAACAACTATTCCCCTCTGAGAACATTTGTCAAGTGGAATATTGTTCACACCTGCACCTGCTCTGGCGATGCCCTTTACCGACGACGGGATGTCCATCTCGAGCATATTGAAACTTCTCACAAGCACAGCATCCGGATTTAAAATCTCGGATGCAATCTCGTAGTGATCCCTGGGGAAAAGCTCAAGACCGATTGTCGCGATTTTATTCAAAGTCTGAATTTTGTACATCATATTCTCCTTTTATCAAGCATGTGCAGCTTCAAATCTCTTCATGTAATCAACTAGCTTTACCACTCCCTGCTCCGGCATGGCATTATAGATACTCGCCCTCATCCCGCCAACCGAGCGATGTCCCTTGAGATTCACCAGACCCTCGGCAGTTGCACCCTTCAAGAACTCCTCATTGAGCTGATCTGTGGGAAGCACAAACGGGACATTCATGATGGAACGGTACTGAGTTTCCACAGTCG includes:
- a CDS encoding phosphoglycerate dehydrogenase, which translates into the protein MYKIQTLNKIATIGLELFPRDHYEIASEILNPDAVLVRSFNMLEMDIPSSVKGIARAGAGVNNIPLDKCSQRGIVVFNTPGANANGVKELVIAGLLLSSRRIVHGIQWAKGLVGQGDQVPKLIEKGKSDFAGPEIKGKRLGVVGLGAIGVMVANDAMELGMKVVGYDPFISVEAAWGLSRNVKRAKTLESLLAESDYITLHVPLNDKTRGMLGRERFAIMKKGARLLNFARGGLVNNEDLKSALADGTVAAYVTDFPDEDLLKIDNVIAFPHLGASTPEAEDNCAMMAVNQLRDFLEMGNIKNGVNFPDCELDSIAPFRLVIANRNVPNMVGQITSILAADKINIADMINKHKGDYAYNIIDIDRLVEGEILDKLRGIDGVVMVRMIEKNK